TGTTCCGGGTCGACTTGTCCGGTCACGGTCCAGGTCTTCGGGGCGTCCTTCGGGCTGGAGCCCTCCATCGGGTAGCCCTTCGAGCGCCACGCGCCGTAGCCCTCGTAGATGACGTACACGTTGCTGTAGCCTTCAGCCTTGAGAGCCGCGGCACGAATCGACGAGAGGTGGTGTGGGCAGTCGCAGTAGGCGACGATTTTGTCGTCCTTCGGCCAACTGGCCACCGGGTCGTCCTCCATGTCGCTTTTCGCGGGGCTGACGACCGCGCCGTAGATGTGGGAGACGTCGTACTCAGACTGGCTGCGGGCGTCGAGGAACCGCGCCTCGCCGCGGACGTACCAGTAGTAGGCGACGTCGAAGGGAACCAGCGTAATGTCGGTTTCCTCGATCGTGTTGGTTTCCCAGCGGGACTCGTCGACTTCGTAGTCTTCGAGCTTGATGTTGAACTCCGGCGGGTAGCCGTCGTTCGGGTCGGGGTCTTCTGGGAGGTCCATCTCGTTGGTTGGACCGTCGAACGCGAGACGCCCCTCTGCGGACATCTCGACTGCGACCTCCTGCTGGGCGGTGGTCGTCTCCGCCGCCGTGGTCGTCGCGTTCTCGGTCAGCTCCTGGGTACTCGTCGAGTTGTCCGAGCTACCGCCGTTCGAACAGCCTGCGAGCCCGGCAATAGCGGCCGCGCCGGACACCTGTAAGAAACGCCGGCGGGTCGTATTTCGATTCGTCATCGTCGTCATGGCGTTACCGACCATCCCCTATAATTATAGGGCTGGTAAGGTCACCCCACACGAAGCTTATCACCTCCATAAGCGCGTGTGAGTGTCTCGCACGCGCTTTTTCACTGTTTTCCCAATTCCCGTAGCTAACTGTTCAAAACATCGAAATTCAAAACTTTACGTAGAAACTGTCATGTGTGGCCGAACGATGGGACGCGCGCAACACCAAAACGTTACTTGGCGGGGGTGCGACCGGATGTGTATGGGTCTTCTCAAACCACCACTGCACGGCGTCCACGACGCCCGCGGTGCGAAGTTCACCGAGTTCGGCGGCTGGGATATGCCAGTCGAGTTCGACTCTATCCGAACCGAACACGAGAGTGTTCGGGAGGCCGCTGGCATCTTCGACGTGAGCCACATGGGCGAAATCATCGTCTCCGGCCCCGACGCCGAGGCGCTCATGCAGCGACTCACCTCGAACGACGTCACCGTCCTCTCGCCGGGCGACGCACAGTACTCGATGATTACGAACGAAGACGGCGTCATCATCGACGACACCGTCGTGTATCGGCTCCCCGACGCTATCGAGGGCGACTACCTGTTCATCCCGAACGCCGGGCACGACGGCGAGATGCAACGGCGATGGGAAACCCACCGCGACGAGTGGGGCCTCGACGCCAGCGTCGAGAACGTCACGTCAGACTGGGCGATGTTCGCGCTCCAGGGCCCCGACGCGGAAAAGTTGCTCATGGCAGCGGTCGACGAGCACACGCCCGCCGAACCGACCGCCGTCCAGAACCTGAAGTCGTTCACGGCGACGGTGCTCTCGTTCGACGGCGCGGAGTGCATCGTCGCCCGGACGGGCTACACCGGCGAGGACGGGTTCGAAATCCTCGCACCGTGGGACGACGCAGAAGCCGTGTGGGAGCTGTTCGACGTGCAGCCGTGTGGACTCGGCGCACGCGACACCCTGCGCATGGAGATGGGCTTTCTCCTCTCCGGGCAGGACTTCCACCCGGAGGACAACCCGCGAACGCCCTACGAGGCGGGGCTCAGTTTCACCGTCAAACTCGACACCGAGTTCGTGGGCCGCGACGCGCTCGAACGCCAGCACGCAGAGGGCGTAGCGGAGAAGTTCGTCGGCTTCCAGCTCCTGGAGCGCGGCGTCCCGCGACACGGGTACGATATTACTAACACAGATGAGGAGCATATCGGCACAGTGACGAGCGGGACGATGAGTCCGACACTGGGCGAACCAATCGGACTCGGGTACGTTCCCGTCGACTATGCGGACCCGGACACGACGATTCACGTCCTCGTCCGTGGTAATCCGAAGAAAGCAGTCATCAAATCACTCCCCTTCAACCAATGACATTCGAAGTACCAGACGACCTCAAGTATCAGGAATCACACGAGTGGGCACGCGCAGCAGACGGAACGGCCAAAATCGGCATCACCGACTTCGCCCAGGACGAACTCGGCGACATCGTGTTCGTCGAACTGCCCGACGTCGGGGACGACGTGAGCAAGGGTGCGGAGTTCGGCGTCGTCGAATCCATCAAAGCCGTCTCCGACCTCTACGCACCGGTCTCCGGGACGGTCACCGCGGTCAACGACCAGGTGTTCGACGCCCCGGAACTCGTAAACGACGACCCGTACGGCGACGGCTGGATGCTGGAAGTCGAACTCACGGACGAATCTGAACTCGACTCCCTGCTCACACCGGACGACTACGAAGACCAGATCGCCTGACCCGGCGAGCGACTTTTTTGCGCCTCACCGAAGCGTGTCAGTCAAACACAATGCACGGGTGTGTATCGTCTGTCCCGGCAACCGCGTCGGATGGACACTGTCGTGATAATCGACGCAATCATATGCGATAGTCTGTAACCAACTACCATCGTGCGGCCACAAACCGGACAACAGCGGTTCTTCGCAAACTATGAGTGATTCAGCAACCCCCGGCAGTCCTTTCGCCCCGCACACGCCAGACGAGACGCAGGCGATGCTCGACGTTCTCGGCGTGGCGAGCGAAGAGGACCTGTTCGACATCCCAGACGACGTCGCGTTCGACGGCACGTTCGGCATCCCACAGCGCAGTGAGCAATCCGTTCGCGCACGCGCAGACAAGATGCTCAACCGAAACGCAAATCTGACCGAGTTCCTCGGGCGAGGCCACTACAGCCACTACATCCCCTCGCTCGTGGACAACCTCTCTATCCGGTCTGAGTTTCTGACCTCCTACACCCAATACCAGCCGGAAGTCGCCCAGGGCTTCCTGCAGGTGCTGTTCGAGTACCAGTCGATGCTCGCGGAACTCACGGGCCTCGAAATCGCCAATTGCTCGATGTACGACGCGGCGACCGCCCTCGGCGAGGCGGCCACGCTCGCAAATCGCCTGCGCAAGACGTCAGGCCACCGCGTGCTCGTCCCGAAAGCCATCTCCGTGGGTCGCCGCGACGTGCTCGAAAACTACGTCGATGGCTCCGAGATGGTCGTCGAATCCTACGCCATGGACGACGGAAACGCGGACCTCGACGTGCTCACCGACCTCGTAGACGACGACGTGGTCATGATTTACGCCGAGAATCCGACCGTCCGGGGGACGATAGAGGAGGGGCTCGCCAAACTCGGCAAACTCGCCCACGACAACGACGCCATCTTCACCCTCGGCAGCGACCCCGTCGCGCTCTCGCTGCTCGAAAAACCGTCCGACGTCGGCGCAGACGTGGTCGTCGGCGACGCCTCGACGCTCGGCATCCCGACGAGTTTCGGCATGGGCCTCGGCATCTTCGCCTGCCGCGAGGACTTCCTGCGGCAGGTTCCCGGTCGCCTCGTCGGCATCTCCGAGGATTCTGCGGGCATGCGCGCCTACACGCTCACGCTTCAGACGCGCGAACAGCACATCCGCCGCGAGCGGGCCACCTCGAACATCTGTTCGAACCAGGCGTGGGTCGCCCTCCGGGCGGCGATGCATATTGCCATGCTCGGCCCGGACGGCCTCGTGGACCTCGCGAGGGACTGCGTCACCCGTCCCGAGGAACTCGCAGAACGTCTCGACGATATCAGCGGGATTCAGGCCCCGGTTCACGACCGGTATCACTTCCGGGAGTTCGTCGCCCACACGGACCAACCTGCGAAGGCCATCGTTTCAGACCTCGCGGGCAAGGGCTTCGCCGTCCACCGGGTCGGCGAACACGAGGTGCAGGTGTGTGTGACCGAGACCAACGCCATCGCCGTAGACGAGTTCGTCGCGGCATTCGAGGAGGTAGCCTAGATGTTCTACGACCAGGCTCGCTGGACCCACGACTCAGAAGACGTGTACGAACCGCTGCTCTCTGAAAAGAGCACGAAGACGGTGAAAATCGACGAGTCACCGCTCCCGCCGTCGCTCACGCGCGACGACCTCGAACTGCCGAATCTCTCGGAGCCGGAACTCGCCCGCCACTACACCCGGCTGAGCCAGATGAACTACGGCATCGAGTCGGGGCCGTTCCCGCTCGGCAGTTGTACGATGAAGTACAACCCGAAATTCACCGACGACATCTCGACGATTCCGGCGGGAGCCGTCCACCCGGAGCGTCCAGACGAGACGATTCAGGGGACGCTCGAACTACTCTACAAGCTCCAGGACTACCTCGGGCGCATCGGTGGCATGGACGCGGTTACGCTCCAGCCACCTGCGGGCGCGGCCGGTGAGTTCACGGGCATCCTCATCGCCAAAGCCTTCCACGAGGCAAACGGCGACGACGAGCGGACGGAAATCATCATCCCCGACTCCGCTCACGGGACGAACTTCGCGACCGCTGCGCTCGCCGGCTACGACGTGGTTTCGCTGCCGAGCGACGAGGACGGGCGCGTGGACTTAGAAGCCCTCGAAGTCGCCGTCTCCAACCAGACGGCCGCGCTCATGCTCACGAATCCGAACACACTCGGACTGTTCGAGCGAAACATCGAGGAAATCGCCACCATCGTCCACGACGCGGGCGGCCTGCTCTACTACGACGGGGCGAATCTGAACGCCCTCCTCGGGCGGGCCCGTCCGGGTGACATGGGCTTCGACATCATGCACTACAACGTTCACAAGACGTTCGCGACGCCCCACGGCGGTGGCGGACCCGGGGCTGGACCGGTCGGGGTCACCGAACGCCTCGCCGAGTTCCTGCCACGTCCGCACATCAAACAGCACAAGGGCGGGTACCGACTGTACGACCCAGAACAGTCGGTCGGCAAGGTTCACGGCTTCCACGGCAACTGGCTCGTCCTCGTTCGTGCGTTCGCCTACATCGACCGTCTGGGTGACGCCGGTCTCGCCGACGCGAGCGCGAAAGCAGTGCTTAATGCGAACTATCTCGCGAGCCAGATAGACTACGACGTGCCGTACGGGCCGTTCCACCACGAGTTCGTCGCGAGCGCGGGCGACCAGGACGCAGCCGACGTGGCAAAGCGGATGCTCGACTTCGGCGTCCACCCGCCGACGACGAAGTGGCCGGACATCGTCTCACAGGCGCTGATGACCGAACCGACGGAAATCGAGAACCGCGAGACGCTCGACCAACTCGCAACTGCCTTCAACGCCGTCGTCGGCGAGGACGACGACGTACTCGAATCGGCCCCGTCTCGGACGGCGGCTCGCCGTATCGACCAGGTGCAGGCCGCGCGCAACCCGCGCCTGTCGTGGCACGCACTCGAGACGGAGGACTGAAGAAAGCCAGCCTTTTCTGAACATTTCGGGCACAATAAATAAAGTAACGCATGCCTCTAGTTCCGGTATGGATGATTGAGAAACTGGACCGGCGACGACTGGTGATTCTGTTCACGCTCGTCGTCGTCTTACTCTCGACACTGGTCCTCGCCCAGCCAACCACGGTCCAGGATGCTGCCCCTCCCGCAGAACTCAGGCAGACACCGGAGGGAGTTCACCTCGTCGAAGGCGCTCCGAACAGTTCGGCGATGCTCTGGCCCTACACGAGTCGCTCTCACTCGTTCTCCCAGCGGACGCTCCCGATAAATATGATCGTCCACGGGAACGCCTCGCGGGTTCGGTATATCCTGATGGAACAGACTGACGCCAAGTGGAACGTCACCAGAGACGAGTGGGTTCCGGCCCAACCCGAAGAGCAATTGGAAGGACAGCGCGGTCCGCGCATCGACTGGGGGTCTACCCGCGGTGCTGACCGCTTCGTCTACATCCACAACCCGGTCAGTCGGACCGGCCAGGTGGGTGTTGACCCCGAAACCGAAGGCGGCGGCCTCTGGGTTCCGGAGACGTATCAGGTCCACGACGGCACCTACCTCGGGACGCGCACGCACATCCGTCTCTACGCGGGCGGCTCTGGCGATTCGGCGTGGACCGCGATGCAGATTCACCACGAACACTGGGACTGGTTCCGCCTGCGACACACGGTCGGGAGTCTGGAGAAGGGGCGCACTGAGGTCGAACGCGACCTCATCGGTGCGCCCTTCGTGACGGACGTGACCCGTGAGTACCACGGCACGCGCCGCACCATCGACGCCGACGGCTGGACGACCATCATCGACCTCGATAGTCGCAACGGCACCGCGACCGGATTGTCGGTCGCACCGCTGCTCGGCCTCCTGTTCGTCCCGGCGCTTACCCGTCGGCTCGACGACGTCGCCATGCAGGTGAGAAAACGCACCCGCCACTGGCCGCTTCCGCCACGAAGCGTGCTCCTGTTCGGGTCGATGGTCGGACTGATGCTGTTCGTCCGCATCGGCGCGGTCACCGTGGAATCGTGGAACGTGACCGAATCGCCGAAACTCATCGCGGGGTTCTTCTACCCGTTCCTCGCTGCTGGGATTCCACTCGCGGCGTACAAGCTCGCCCAGGGACTGGAGCGCGACGACGCGTTCTTGCTCGCCATGTTCGGTCTCGGCTTTGGCATCCTCGCGGACTACGCCTACCTCGACATCGAGGTGATTCCCGTGAACGTGATGCTCCACCGCATCGTGCTCGCGGTGGCAATCGGCGTCCTCGCCGCTGGCGGTGCGCGCTACGGCGCTGGCGAGTCTCGGCTCAACAGACACCTCGTGGGCGGTCTCGTCCTCTGGATTTGCTCGCTCGTCTGGCCGCTGCTCGGCTGGGTGTGAGAAATCTACAATCTTTTTAGTGTTCGTTCAGTACAACGAAACACGTCAACCACGCTGTATTAGGCCCCCCGTAGTAACTGTGTAGAACGTATTGGAATGAAACGTACAACTATATCCCGGCACATACATCTACTCCCGAAAATGATTCACGGCATTCGAAAAACAGCGTAGAAAACGCTTTCATCTAACGAGCGACTCACGTTCACTGAACGAGACGCACGCCGATTTCGCCACCCCCATACCATGCCCCCTGACCCCTCATCTGCCCCTGCCCCTCCGCGCGCGCTCTCCCGTCGGACACTGCTGGCCGGTCTCGCGACGGGTAGTCTCGCCGCGACCAGCGGTTGCATTCGCCAACTGCGCACACTCGCGAACCGCGACGCCCCAGACCAGGTCTCACTCGAAATCAAAACCGCCCCGGCCGATGCCGACCCGCGGTCCATCTACATCGCCCGCTTTCTCTCCTCGAACCTGAACGCCGTCGGCATCGAGACGTCCATCGTCCCGATGAGCCTCGAGGAACTCCTGCGCGACGTGCTGTTGAACCAGTCGT
This sequence is a window from Haladaptatus sp. QDMS2. Protein-coding genes within it:
- the gcvPB gene encoding aminomethyl-transferring glycine dehydrogenase subunit GcvPB gives rise to the protein MFYDQARWTHDSEDVYEPLLSEKSTKTVKIDESPLPPSLTRDDLELPNLSEPELARHYTRLSQMNYGIESGPFPLGSCTMKYNPKFTDDISTIPAGAVHPERPDETIQGTLELLYKLQDYLGRIGGMDAVTLQPPAGAAGEFTGILIAKAFHEANGDDERTEIIIPDSAHGTNFATAALAGYDVVSLPSDEDGRVDLEALEVAVSNQTAALMLTNPNTLGLFERNIEEIATIVHDAGGLLYYDGANLNALLGRARPGDMGFDIMHYNVHKTFATPHGGGGPGAGPVGVTERLAEFLPRPHIKQHKGGYRLYDPEQSVGKVHGFHGNWLVLVRAFAYIDRLGDAGLADASAKAVLNANYLASQIDYDVPYGPFHHEFVASAGDQDAADVAKRMLDFGVHPPTTKWPDIVSQALMTEPTEIENRETLDQLATAFNAVVGEDDDVLESAPSRTAARRIDQVQAARNPRLSWHALETED
- the gcvPA gene encoding aminomethyl-transferring glycine dehydrogenase subunit GcvPA; translation: MSDSATPGSPFAPHTPDETQAMLDVLGVASEEDLFDIPDDVAFDGTFGIPQRSEQSVRARADKMLNRNANLTEFLGRGHYSHYIPSLVDNLSIRSEFLTSYTQYQPEVAQGFLQVLFEYQSMLAELTGLEIANCSMYDAATALGEAATLANRLRKTSGHRVLVPKAISVGRRDVLENYVDGSEMVVESYAMDDGNADLDVLTDLVDDDVVMIYAENPTVRGTIEEGLAKLGKLAHDNDAIFTLGSDPVALSLLEKPSDVGADVVVGDASTLGIPTSFGMGLGIFACREDFLRQVPGRLVGISEDSAGMRAYTLTLQTREQHIRRERATSNICSNQAWVALRAAMHIAMLGPDGLVDLARDCVTRPEELAERLDDISGIQAPVHDRYHFREFVAHTDQPAKAIVSDLAGKGFAVHRVGEHEVQVCVTETNAIAVDEFVAAFEEVA
- the gcvH gene encoding glycine cleavage system protein GcvH — encoded protein: MTFEVPDDLKYQESHEWARAADGTAKIGITDFAQDELGDIVFVELPDVGDDVSKGAEFGVVESIKAVSDLYAPVSGTVTAVNDQVFDAPELVNDDPYGDGWMLEVELTDESELDSLLTPDDYEDQIA
- a CDS encoding rhodanese-like domain-containing protein; the protein is MTTMTNRNTTRRRFLQVSGAAAIAGLAGCSNGGSSDNSTSTQELTENATTTAAETTTAQQEVAVEMSAEGRLAFDGPTNEMDLPEDPDPNDGYPPEFNIKLEDYEVDESRWETNTIEETDITLVPFDVAYYWYVRGEARFLDARSQSEYDVSHIYGAVVSPAKSDMEDDPVASWPKDDKIVAYCDCPHHLSSIRAAALKAEGYSNVYVIYEGYGAWRSKGYPMEGSSPKDAPKTWTVTGQVDPEHAGEAAWAYYQDQKEATEIAEDGSYELNIRFVNVSADTEVTIQTPAYELNATLGALTNGSVSEDGTVLEGSGNGSVNATSA
- the gcvT gene encoding glycine cleavage system aminomethyltransferase GcvT — its product is MGLLKPPLHGVHDARGAKFTEFGGWDMPVEFDSIRTEHESVREAAGIFDVSHMGEIIVSGPDAEALMQRLTSNDVTVLSPGDAQYSMITNEDGVIIDDTVVYRLPDAIEGDYLFIPNAGHDGEMQRRWETHRDEWGLDASVENVTSDWAMFALQGPDAEKLLMAAVDEHTPAEPTAVQNLKSFTATVLSFDGAECIVARTGYTGEDGFEILAPWDDAEAVWELFDVQPCGLGARDTLRMEMGFLLSGQDFHPEDNPRTPYEAGLSFTVKLDTEFVGRDALERQHAEGVAEKFVGFQLLERGVPRHGYDITNTDEEHIGTVTSGTMSPTLGEPIGLGYVPVDYADPDTTIHVLVRGNPKKAVIKSLPFNQ